In Streptomyces sp. Li-HN-5-11, the sequence GTGGTGCTGCTTCGCTTGGTGCTGCCGAAGCATGCTTGAACTCTAAAGTTTTACTCAGCGATGAGCATACGCCCAGGTTGTTCAAAATTCAAGAACCCGTCTCGTACAGTAGATGCATGAACACGGCACCTGTATCCGCGCCCGGCTCCGCCACCGAGTCCGTTCCCGGGTCCGTCTCCGAGTCCGCCCCCGGACCCGCTCCCACCCGTACCCACCGCTGGCTCACCGCCGAGGAGCAGCAGGTCTGGCGCTCCTACGTGCACGCCACCACGCTCCTCGAGGACCACCTCGACCGGCAGCTGCAGCGCGACGCGGGCATGCCGCACATCTACTACGGGCTCCTCGTGAAGCTCGCCGAGGCGCCGCGCCGCCGGCTGCGGATGACCGAGCTGGCCATGCACGCCAAGATCACCCGCTCCCGCCTCTCGCACGCCGTCGCCCGCCTGGAGAAGAACGGCTGGGTGCGCCGTGAGGACTGCCCCTCCGACAAGCGGGGCCAGTTCGCGGTGCTGACGGACGAGGGCCACGAGGTGCTGCGGCGCACCGCGCCCGGCCATGTGACCGCCGTGCGCCAGGCGCTGTTCGACCGGCTCACCCCGCAACAGCAGAAGTCCCTCGGCGAGATCATGGAGATCATCGCTGAGGGACTTCAGCCGAACGAAGCGGGTGCGGACCTGCCCTGGCTCCGCTGAGCTCCTGGCTCAGCCGAGCACGTGGCTGCGCTGAGCTCCTGGCTCAGCCGAGCACGTGGCTCAGCCGAGCACGTGCGTGGTCCGCTGGACGAGCAGTGGACCGGAAGGGACCCGCCGGCCCGAGGGGACACCCAGAGGCGTGCGTCAGTGGGCGATGACCGGCACCGCCACCTGGTCCTCGGTCTCCTCGCCGCCCTCGGAGGAGGCCGAGCCGGAGCCGGTCACCGTGGTGCTGCCCGGGCGGCCGGCGTTGACGAAGGTCACGACGACGACCGCGGCCAGCACCAGCATGCCGACGGCGAACCAGATCGCGTTGGTGTAGCCGTGCACCGCGCCCTGCATCTGGACCAGCTGCGCCTGCGACTTGGAGGTCGCGGCCGCGATGTGGTCCTTGATGTACGACGTCGTCGCGGAGGCGGCGATCGTGTTCAGCAGGGCCGTGCCGATCGCGCCGCCCACCTGCTGCGAGGTGTTGACCATCGCGGAGGCGACACCGGCGTCCCGGGGCTCGACGCCCAGGGTGGCCAGGGACATGGCCGGCATGAACGCCGTACCCATGCCGAGGCCGAGCAGCACCATCGACGGAAGCACGGTCGAGGCGTACGACGACCCGATCTCCAGCCGGGTCAGCAGGAACATGCCCGACGCGGCGACCACGAAGCCGGGACCCATCAGCGCCCGGGCCGGGACCCGGGTCATCAGCCGGGTGCCGATCTGGGTCGAGCCGATCATCATGCCCGTGATCATCGGCAGGAAGGCGAAGCCGGTCTTGATCGGCGAGTAGCCCTTGATGACCTGGAGGTAGTAGGTCAGGAAGAGGAACGTGCCGAACATCGCGATGATCGCGACGCCGAGCGAGAGGTAGATGCCGCCGCGGTTGCGGTCGGTCACCACGCGCAGCGGCAGGAGCGGGGCCTTGACCTTGGCCTCGGTGACGACGAAGGCGACCAGCAGGGCGGCCGACGCGACGAACAGGGAGACGGTGGTGGTGTCGCCCCAGCCGTCGGACTCGGCGCGGGTGAAGCCGTACACGAGCGAGACCAGGCCCAGCGTGGACAGCAGCACGCCCGGGATGTCGAGCGGGTTGCGGTTGCGGCCGCCCTCCGGCTCACGGATGACGAAGTACGCGCCGAGCGCGGCGATGACGGCGAACGGGATGTTCACGAAGAACGTCCAGCGCCAGTCCAGGTACTCGGTGAGCACACCGCCGAGGATGAAGCCCACGGCGCCGCCGCCACCGGCGATCGCGCCGTAGATGCCGAACGCCTTGGCGCGCTCCTTGGCGTCCGTGAACATCACGGCGAGCAGGGAGAGCGCGGCGGGCGCGAGCAGCGCGCCGAAGGCGCCCTGGAGGGCGCGGGCGCCGAACATCATGGCGCCGGTGGTGGCCGCACCGCCGAGCGCGGAGGCGGCGGCGAAGCCGGTCAGACCGACGACGAAGGCACGCTTGCGGCCCCACAGGTCGGCGATCCGGCCGCCGAAGAGGAGGAGTCCGCCGAACGCGAGCGCGTAGGCCGTGACGACCCACTGGCGGTTGCCGTCGGATATGCCCAGGTCGGTCTGGGCGGAGGGCAGTGCGATGTTCACGATGGTGGCGTCGAGGACGACCATCAGCTGGGCCAGCGCGATGAAGACGAGCGCCTTCCAGCGGTTGGCGTCGCCGGACTTCTCCAGGACGCCTGGAGCCTTTGCGGCTGCTTGAGACATGGGTGTACCCACTTCGGGACTTCGTGACGGAAAAGCGCGGAAAGAGTGGTCTGTGAAACAGGCTGGTCTGTGGAGCAGGCTGGTCTGTTGTGAGGTGACAGGTGGTGACGGCCCGCCCTCACGGGCGGCCGGAAGTTCAGTCTGTGGAAGCTCGGTTACGGAAGCTCGGTTGCGAGTGATGACCGGAGTACGGCCCTGAACTCATCGCTCCTGATCGGTGGTCAGGCCTGGCGGAGATCCTCCATGGTGGCGGCCGTGCCCGGCAGGACGGACCGGGCCGGGGCCCGAAGTCCGTCCAGGAACAGCTGCAGATGACGGTGGACGAAGCGGTCGAGGCTGAGGCAGCCGGTGCCGGCCGGGGGGCGGCTGAGCTGCGCCACGACGACCATCAGGTCGCCGACTCCCACGTCCGGGCGCAGCTGACCGGCCGCCTTGGCCCGGCCCATGACTTCCTCGACGAGGTGCTCGACCCGTTCGCGCGCGGCTTCCAGGTCGGGGTGGTGCTGGTCGAACGTGCTGGAGACCATCGGGCACAGTGCGCTGATCCGCTCGTCGGCGGCGGTGTGCGTGAAGCGCTCCAGGGCGGCGAAGGCGTCGCCGGTCTGCGCGAGCGCCTCCTCGGCCGCCCGCGCCGTACGGTCCATGACGGAGCAGACGACCTCGCGGACGAGGGCGTCGCGGTCGGGGAAGTTGCGGTACACCGTGGCGTTGCCGACACCGGCCCGGCGGGCGATCTCGTCCAGCGGCACTTCGGCGCCGTACTCGACGAACATCTCGCGGGCGGCGGTGACGATGCGCTCCCGGTTGCGCAGGGCGTCGGCGCGAGGCCTGGTCGCCCTGCGCTGCACGGGGGTCGCGGTCTGCACGGCGTACTCCTCGGTTCGGTGAGTCTCGGTGAGCTCGTGTCGACGGCGTCGACGGGTTTCGCGATCCGGGGAAACGCTCCCCGTTTCGCTCGGACACATGGCTAAACGGGGAAACGATCCCCGGTTATTTCCCCGCCGCCGAGGATTTCCAGTGACCTGAGTCACACCACCGCGCAGGACTCCTTCACTCGCGCCCGCGCAGGACTCCACCCTCGCGCCCCCGCGGATCCCACGATCGGTCTCCTCCAGCGCGCGCCCGCCGCCCCCTCGACACAGGGTGATCGAAAGGGTGCAGCCGGAGACCGGTGGATGCTGGCGCGAACCGGAGGCTGCCTGGAGCGAAAGGTCCACGCATGCAGCCGCAGCCGCCCCGCCGCCGGATACGCAAGCGCCGTGCGGCCGCCCTCGCTTCCGTGACCGCGCTGACCCTCGCGGTCAGCACCTCGGCGGCGACAGGGCACCTCACGGCGGGCGCCACGGCGACCGGCGCCCAGTCGACCTCCCTGGCCCGCTCCCCCGCACTCACCCCCTGCATGATCAGCGGGCCTCCGGCCGTACAGATGTCGGAGGGCGTCCCGACCTCGGGCGGCTACGCCCGTTCCACCGGCACCGTGCGCGCCCTGACCCTGATGATCGACTTCTCCGACGCGCCCGGCCATGGCGACGCGCTCGACCGTTTCCACGAGTTCTTCCCGCAGACCCAGGAATGGTTCCGCACCGCCTCCTACGGCCGCCTCGACTACCGCCCCGAGGCCCCGATCCGCGGATGGCTGCGCATGCCCAAGCCCTTCAAGGAGTACGGCATAGAACGCGGCGCCCCGTTCGACCCCGGCTACCGCCGGCTGGTCCAGGACATCGTGGCGGCGGCCGACCCCACGGTGGACTTCCGGGACTACGACCTGCTCAACGTCCTGATGACCCCGAACGCGGGCCCCTCCGCCCTGGACACGGTCCTGTCCGTCACCTTCGCCGGCAACGCCGAGGCCCCGGTCGCCGACGGCGTCCCCGTGGCGAACGCGTCCTTCGTCTACTCCCGCCAGGACGACGGCTCCGGTTCCTACGACCGCACCGGCTACCGCGTCCTGCCCCACGAGAACGGCCACGTCTTCGGCCTGCCCGACCTCTACACGCAGGAGGGCGGGGGCGCGGTCGGCCACTGGGACATCATGAGCGAGGACTGGGGCGCCAACAACGACCTGCTCGGCTGGCACAAGTGGAAGCTGGGCTGGCTCGATGCCTCCCAGGTGAGCTGCGCGGCGAAGCGCGGCTCCGCCGAGTACACACTGACCCCGCTGGAGCGGGCGGGCGGTCCCAAGCTGGTCTTCGTCCCCCTCGACGGCCGTACCGGGTACGCCGTCGAACTGCGCACCCGCGCGGGCAACGACGAGGCGGTGTGCCGGCCGGGCATCCTGATCTACAAGGTCAACGCGGACGTCGACACCGGCCGCGGCCCGATCACGGTCTACGACGCCCACCGCAACTCCGGCGGCTGCACGCACAGCCCGAACGTCCAGGCGGAACTCTCCGACGCGACCTTCGCGCCGGGCGAGGCCTTCAAGGACCCGAAGGCGAAGATCCGCATCGACGTGGCAGCGGCGGATCTGGCGGGCAACTACCGGGTCCGGGTGACGCGTCAGTGACGGAAGGCGGGCGCCGACGGCCGAGTGCGGGCGAGGGCGGTGAACGGGCGGGCCCCGCGGGGAACCGACAGCAGGTGACGCACGCGGATTACCGTAGGCCTGCTGCGACCGCCGTACCGGAGAGCCGAACCGATGCCCGCGAACACCAAAACGGAGACTGACGAGGCCGACGAGGCTCGTGAGGCGGAGGCCACCGGCCAGGCCCACACGGCCGACGTGGTCACCGGTGCCTTGGCCGCCCCGACCACGGCGCCCGCGCCGGCACCGGGCGCACCCG encodes:
- a CDS encoding MarR family transcriptional regulator → MNTAPVSAPGSATESVPGSVSESAPGPAPTRTHRWLTAEEQQVWRSYVHATTLLEDHLDRQLQRDAGMPHIYYGLLVKLAEAPRRRLRMTELAMHAKITRSRLSHAVARLEKNGWVRREDCPSDKRGQFAVLTDEGHEVLRRTAPGHVTAVRQALFDRLTPQQQKSLGEIMEIIAEGLQPNEAGADLPWLR
- a CDS encoding MFS transporter encodes the protein MSQAAAKAPGVLEKSGDANRWKALVFIALAQLMVVLDATIVNIALPSAQTDLGISDGNRQWVVTAYALAFGGLLLFGGRIADLWGRKRAFVVGLTGFAAASALGGAATTGAMMFGARALQGAFGALLAPAALSLLAVMFTDAKERAKAFGIYGAIAGGGGAVGFILGGVLTEYLDWRWTFFVNIPFAVIAALGAYFVIREPEGGRNRNPLDIPGVLLSTLGLVSLVYGFTRAESDGWGDTTTVSLFVASAALLVAFVVTEAKVKAPLLPLRVVTDRNRGGIYLSLGVAIIAMFGTFLFLTYYLQVIKGYSPIKTGFAFLPMITGMMIGSTQIGTRLMTRVPARALMGPGFVVAASGMFLLTRLEIGSSYASTVLPSMVLLGLGMGTAFMPAMSLATLGVEPRDAGVASAMVNTSQQVGGAIGTALLNTIAASATTSYIKDHIAAATSKSQAQLVQMQGAVHGYTNAIWFAVGMLVLAAVVVVTFVNAGRPGSTTVTGSGSASSEGGEETEDQVAVPVIAH
- a CDS encoding TetR/AcrR family transcriptional regulator, with the protein product MQTATPVQRRATRPRADALRNRERIVTAAREMFVEYGAEVPLDEIARRAGVGNATVYRNFPDRDALVREVVCSVMDRTARAAEEALAQTGDAFAALERFTHTAADERISALCPMVSSTFDQHHPDLEAARERVEHLVEEVMGRAKAAGQLRPDVGVGDLMVVVAQLSRPPAGTGCLSLDRFVHRHLQLFLDGLRAPARSVLPGTAATMEDLRQA
- a CDS encoding M6 family metalloprotease domain-containing protein; translated protein: MQPQPPRRRIRKRRAAALASVTALTLAVSTSAATGHLTAGATATGAQSTSLARSPALTPCMISGPPAVQMSEGVPTSGGYARSTGTVRALTLMIDFSDAPGHGDALDRFHEFFPQTQEWFRTASYGRLDYRPEAPIRGWLRMPKPFKEYGIERGAPFDPGYRRLVQDIVAAADPTVDFRDYDLLNVLMTPNAGPSALDTVLSVTFAGNAEAPVADGVPVANASFVYSRQDDGSGSYDRTGYRVLPHENGHVFGLPDLYTQEGGGAVGHWDIMSEDWGANNDLLGWHKWKLGWLDASQVSCAAKRGSAEYTLTPLERAGGPKLVFVPLDGRTGYAVELRTRAGNDEAVCRPGILIYKVNADVDTGRGPITVYDAHRNSGGCTHSPNVQAELSDATFAPGEAFKDPKAKIRIDVAAADLAGNYRVRVTRQ